A window from Hemicordylus capensis ecotype Gifberg chromosome 2, rHemCap1.1.pri, whole genome shotgun sequence encodes these proteins:
- the VPS52 gene encoding vacuolar protein sorting-associated protein 52 homolog isoform X2: protein MGKPLCVGAYTNGQSEEVLQLNLGDLDLTSEEFILDEVDIHIQANLEDALVQEALKTGVDLRQYSKQVELELHQIENASIKDYIKESKNIASLHTQITACDAVLERMEAMLSNFQSDLSSISCEIQTLQEQSVAMNVRLRNRQAVRGRLSQLVDELVVPNVMISTILETPVTEQGFLEQLHELNNKINAVKEQAFRETMACTDVSDVLDKLKAKAVAKIREFILQKIYSFRKPMTNYQIPQNALLKYRFFYQFLLGHERAIAKEVRDEYMETMSKIYLSYFKSYTNRLMKVQYEEVAEKEDLMGVEDTAKKGFFSKPPLRNRNTIFTLGNRGSVIGGAELEGPIIVPHSAQKSDVRYPFESLFRSQHYALLDNSCREYLFLCDFFLVTGSPALDLFNAVMGKTLAMFLKHMDAYVSDCYDSIAIFLCIHIVLRFKTIMAKRNVPAIDKYWDTLLEMLWPRFEHILELNIQSIQNTDPQKLGFLDTRPHYITRRYAEFSSAIVSINQTFPHDRTLTLLGQLQSEVENFVLRVAAEFSSRKEQLIFLINNYDMMLGVLMERAVEESKEVEGFQQLLNARTQEFIEELLAPGFGGMIAFVKEAEALAERGQLERLRGEEARVTQLVRGFAGTWKAAVESLSQDVMRSFTNFKNGTTIIQGALTQLIQYYHRFHKVMALPPLKALPVRSELLNIHHLMVEVKKHKPNF, encoded by the exons ATGGGGAAGCCTTTGTGTGTGGGCGCCTATACAAAT GGCCAGAGCGAGGAAGTGCTGCAGTTGAACCTGGGGGATCTGGACCTGACGTCCGAGGAGTTCATCCTGGATGAAGTGGATA TTCACATCCAAGCCAACCTGGAGGATGCTCTGGTGCAGGAGGCCTTGAAAACG GGGGTGGACCTGAGGCAGTATTCCAAGCAGGTGGAGCTGGAGCTTCATCAGATTGAGAATGCGTCAATCAAGGATT ATATCAAGGAGAGCAAGAACATTGCGTCACTGCACACTCAGATCACAGCCTGCGATGCAGTCTTGGAG CGCATGGAGGCCATGCTGAGCAACTTCCAGTCTGACCTGAGCAGCATCAGCTGTGAGATCCAGACACTGCAGGAGCAGTCGGTGGCCATGAACGTCCGGCTGCGCAATCGCCAGGCCGTCCGGGGGCGTCTCTCCCAGCTGGTGGATGAGCTGGTGGTGCCCAATGTCATGATCAG caccatcttggaaacgCCAGTGACGGAGCAGGGCTTCCTGGAGCAGCTGCACGAGCTGAACAACAAGATCAATGCGGTGAAGGAGCAGGCCTTCCGCGAGACCATGGCATGCACCGACGTGTCTGATGTCTTGGACAAGCTGAAGGCCAAG GCGGTGGCCAAAATCCGAGAATTTATCCTGCAGAAAATCTACTCCTTCCGCAAGCCCATGACCAACTACCAGATTCCCCAGAATGCACTACTCAAATACAG GTTTTTCTACCAGTTCCTGCTGGGGCACGAACGGGCCATCGCCAAGGAGGTGCGGGACGAGTACATGGAGACCATGAGCAAGATCTACCTCAGCTATTTCAAGTCCTACACCAACCGCCTCATGAAAGTGCAG TACGAGGAAGTGGCTGAGAAGGAGGATCTCATGGGGGTGGAAGACACGGCCAAAAAGG GGTTCTTCTCGAAGCCGCCTCTCCGGAACCGCAACACCATCTTCACGCTGGGGAATCGCGGGAGCGTGATTGGGGGGGCCGAGCTGGAGGGCCCCATCATCGTTCCCCACTCGGCCCAGAAGAGCGACGTCCGA TACCCCTTTGAGTCACTCTTCCGGAGCCAGCACTACGCCCTCCTGGACAACAGCTGCCGGGAGTATCTCTTCCTCTGCGACTTCTTCCTGGTGACGGGGTCTCCTGCCTTGGACCTCTTCAATGCCGTCATGGGCAAGACCCTGGCCATGTTTCTC aaacacatggACGCCTATGTGAGTGACTGCTACGACAGCATCGCCATCTTCCTCTGCATCCACATCGTCTTGCGCTTCAAAACCATCATGGCCAAGCGCAATGTGCCAGCCATTGACAA GTACTGGGACACTTTGCTGGAAATGCTGTGGCCGCGTTTTGAGCACATTTTGGAGCTGAACATCCAGAGCATCCAGAACACAGACCCCCAGAAGCTGGGCTTCCTGGACACACGGCCCCATTAC ATCACCCGGCGCTATGCAGAGTTCTCCTCGGCCATTGTCAGCATCAACCAGACCTTCCCACACGACCGGACTTTGACGCTGCTGGGACAGCTTCAG tctgaAGTGGAGAACTTCGTCTTGCGTGTGGCGGCCGAATTCTCCTCCCGCAAAGAGCAGCTCATCTTCCTCATCAACAACTACGACATGATGCTGGGTGTCCTCATG GAGCGAGCGGTGGAGGAGAGCAAAGAGGTGGAAGGCTTCCAGCAGCTGCTGAATGCACGGACTCAG GAGTTCATTGAGGAGCTCTTGGCCCCCGGCTTTGGGGGCATGATTGCCTTTGTCAAGGAGGCCGAGGCGCTGGCCGAGCGGGGGCAGTTGGAGCGGCTGCGTGGGGAGGAAG CACGGGTGACGCAGCTGGTGCGGGGCTTTGCCGGGACGTGGAAGGCGGCCGTGGAGTCCCTGAGCCAAGACGTGATGCGCTCCTTCACCAACTTCAAGAATGGCACCACCATCATCCAG GGGGCGCTGACGCAGCTGATCCAGTACTACCACCGCTTCCACAAGGTCATGGCGCTGCCCCCGCTCAAGGCGTTGCCCGTCCGCTCGGAGCTCCTCAATATCCACCACCTCATGGTTGAGGTGAAGAAACACAAGCCGAATTTctag
- the VPS52 gene encoding vacuolar protein sorting-associated protein 52 homolog isoform X3, with amino-acid sequence MAAVVGPEEDWRRPLRPGEMEEEEAGAGSGQSEEVLQLNLGDLDLTSEEFILDEVDIHIQANLEDALVQEALKTRMEAMLSNFQSDLSSISCEIQTLQEQSVAMNVRLRNRQAVRGRLSQLVDELVVPNVMISTILETPVTEQGFLEQLHELNNKINAVKEQAFRETMACTDVSDVLDKLKAKAVAKIREFILQKIYSFRKPMTNYQIPQNALLKYRFFYQFLLGHERAIAKEVRDEYMETMSKIYLSYFKSYTNRLMKVQYEEVAEKEDLMGVEDTAKKGFFSKPPLRNRNTIFTLGNRGSVIGGAELEGPIIVPHSAQKSDVRYPFESLFRSQHYALLDNSCREYLFLCDFFLVTGSPALDLFNAVMGKTLAMFLKHMDAYVSDCYDSIAIFLCIHIVLRFKTIMAKRNVPAIDKYWDTLLEMLWPRFEHILELNIQSIQNTDPQKLGFLDTRPHYITRRYAEFSSAIVSINQTFPHDRTLTLLGQLQSEVENFVLRVAAEFSSRKEQLIFLINNYDMMLGVLMERAVEESKEVEGFQQLLNARTQEFIEELLAPGFGGMIAFVKEAEALAERGQLERLRGEEARVTQLVRGFAGTWKAAVESLSQDVMRSFTNFKNGTTIIQGALTQLIQYYHRFHKVMALPPLKALPVRSELLNIHHLMVEVKKHKPNF; translated from the exons ATGGCAGCTGTTGTAGGGCCTGAGGAGGACTGGAGGCGGCCGCTGCGCCCAGgggagatggaggaagaggaggcggggGCCGGATCG GGCCAGAGCGAGGAAGTGCTGCAGTTGAACCTGGGGGATCTGGACCTGACGTCCGAGGAGTTCATCCTGGATGAAGTGGATA TTCACATCCAAGCCAACCTGGAGGATGCTCTGGTGCAGGAGGCCTTGAAAACG CGCATGGAGGCCATGCTGAGCAACTTCCAGTCTGACCTGAGCAGCATCAGCTGTGAGATCCAGACACTGCAGGAGCAGTCGGTGGCCATGAACGTCCGGCTGCGCAATCGCCAGGCCGTCCGGGGGCGTCTCTCCCAGCTGGTGGATGAGCTGGTGGTGCCCAATGTCATGATCAG caccatcttggaaacgCCAGTGACGGAGCAGGGCTTCCTGGAGCAGCTGCACGAGCTGAACAACAAGATCAATGCGGTGAAGGAGCAGGCCTTCCGCGAGACCATGGCATGCACCGACGTGTCTGATGTCTTGGACAAGCTGAAGGCCAAG GCGGTGGCCAAAATCCGAGAATTTATCCTGCAGAAAATCTACTCCTTCCGCAAGCCCATGACCAACTACCAGATTCCCCAGAATGCACTACTCAAATACAG GTTTTTCTACCAGTTCCTGCTGGGGCACGAACGGGCCATCGCCAAGGAGGTGCGGGACGAGTACATGGAGACCATGAGCAAGATCTACCTCAGCTATTTCAAGTCCTACACCAACCGCCTCATGAAAGTGCAG TACGAGGAAGTGGCTGAGAAGGAGGATCTCATGGGGGTGGAAGACACGGCCAAAAAGG GGTTCTTCTCGAAGCCGCCTCTCCGGAACCGCAACACCATCTTCACGCTGGGGAATCGCGGGAGCGTGATTGGGGGGGCCGAGCTGGAGGGCCCCATCATCGTTCCCCACTCGGCCCAGAAGAGCGACGTCCGA TACCCCTTTGAGTCACTCTTCCGGAGCCAGCACTACGCCCTCCTGGACAACAGCTGCCGGGAGTATCTCTTCCTCTGCGACTTCTTCCTGGTGACGGGGTCTCCTGCCTTGGACCTCTTCAATGCCGTCATGGGCAAGACCCTGGCCATGTTTCTC aaacacatggACGCCTATGTGAGTGACTGCTACGACAGCATCGCCATCTTCCTCTGCATCCACATCGTCTTGCGCTTCAAAACCATCATGGCCAAGCGCAATGTGCCAGCCATTGACAA GTACTGGGACACTTTGCTGGAAATGCTGTGGCCGCGTTTTGAGCACATTTTGGAGCTGAACATCCAGAGCATCCAGAACACAGACCCCCAGAAGCTGGGCTTCCTGGACACACGGCCCCATTAC ATCACCCGGCGCTATGCAGAGTTCTCCTCGGCCATTGTCAGCATCAACCAGACCTTCCCACACGACCGGACTTTGACGCTGCTGGGACAGCTTCAG tctgaAGTGGAGAACTTCGTCTTGCGTGTGGCGGCCGAATTCTCCTCCCGCAAAGAGCAGCTCATCTTCCTCATCAACAACTACGACATGATGCTGGGTGTCCTCATG GAGCGAGCGGTGGAGGAGAGCAAAGAGGTGGAAGGCTTCCAGCAGCTGCTGAATGCACGGACTCAG GAGTTCATTGAGGAGCTCTTGGCCCCCGGCTTTGGGGGCATGATTGCCTTTGTCAAGGAGGCCGAGGCGCTGGCCGAGCGGGGGCAGTTGGAGCGGCTGCGTGGGGAGGAAG CACGGGTGACGCAGCTGGTGCGGGGCTTTGCCGGGACGTGGAAGGCGGCCGTGGAGTCCCTGAGCCAAGACGTGATGCGCTCCTTCACCAACTTCAAGAATGGCACCACCATCATCCAG GGGGCGCTGACGCAGCTGATCCAGTACTACCACCGCTTCCACAAGGTCATGGCGCTGCCCCCGCTCAAGGCGTTGCCCGTCCGCTCGGAGCTCCTCAATATCCACCACCTCATGGTTGAGGTGAAGAAACACAAGCCGAATTTctag
- the VPS52 gene encoding vacuolar protein sorting-associated protein 52 homolog isoform X4 gives MEAMLSNFQSDLSSISCEIQTLQEQSVAMNVRLRNRQAVRGRLSQLVDELVVPNVMISTILETPVTEQGFLEQLHELNNKINAVKEQAFRETMACTDVSDVLDKLKAKAVAKIREFILQKIYSFRKPMTNYQIPQNALLKYRFFYQFLLGHERAIAKEVRDEYMETMSKIYLSYFKSYTNRLMKVQYEEVAEKEDLMGVEDTAKKGFFSKPPLRNRNTIFTLGNRGSVIGGAELEGPIIVPHSAQKSDVRYPFESLFRSQHYALLDNSCREYLFLCDFFLVTGSPALDLFNAVMGKTLAMFLKHMDAYVSDCYDSIAIFLCIHIVLRFKTIMAKRNVPAIDKYWDTLLEMLWPRFEHILELNIQSIQNTDPQKLGFLDTRPHYITRRYAEFSSAIVSINQTFPHDRTLTLLGQLQSEVENFVLRVAAEFSSRKEQLIFLINNYDMMLGVLMERAVEESKEVEGFQQLLNARTQEFIEELLAPGFGGMIAFVKEAEALAERGQLERLRGEEARVTQLVRGFAGTWKAAVESLSQDVMRSFTNFKNGTTIIQGALTQLIQYYHRFHKVMALPPLKALPVRSELLNIHHLMVEVKKHKPNF, from the exons ATGGAGGCCATGCTGAGCAACTTCCAGTCTGACCTGAGCAGCATCAGCTGTGAGATCCAGACACTGCAGGAGCAGTCGGTGGCCATGAACGTCCGGCTGCGCAATCGCCAGGCCGTCCGGGGGCGTCTCTCCCAGCTGGTGGATGAGCTGGTGGTGCCCAATGTCATGATCAG caccatcttggaaacgCCAGTGACGGAGCAGGGCTTCCTGGAGCAGCTGCACGAGCTGAACAACAAGATCAATGCGGTGAAGGAGCAGGCCTTCCGCGAGACCATGGCATGCACCGACGTGTCTGATGTCTTGGACAAGCTGAAGGCCAAG GCGGTGGCCAAAATCCGAGAATTTATCCTGCAGAAAATCTACTCCTTCCGCAAGCCCATGACCAACTACCAGATTCCCCAGAATGCACTACTCAAATACAG GTTTTTCTACCAGTTCCTGCTGGGGCACGAACGGGCCATCGCCAAGGAGGTGCGGGACGAGTACATGGAGACCATGAGCAAGATCTACCTCAGCTATTTCAAGTCCTACACCAACCGCCTCATGAAAGTGCAG TACGAGGAAGTGGCTGAGAAGGAGGATCTCATGGGGGTGGAAGACACGGCCAAAAAGG GGTTCTTCTCGAAGCCGCCTCTCCGGAACCGCAACACCATCTTCACGCTGGGGAATCGCGGGAGCGTGATTGGGGGGGCCGAGCTGGAGGGCCCCATCATCGTTCCCCACTCGGCCCAGAAGAGCGACGTCCGA TACCCCTTTGAGTCACTCTTCCGGAGCCAGCACTACGCCCTCCTGGACAACAGCTGCCGGGAGTATCTCTTCCTCTGCGACTTCTTCCTGGTGACGGGGTCTCCTGCCTTGGACCTCTTCAATGCCGTCATGGGCAAGACCCTGGCCATGTTTCTC aaacacatggACGCCTATGTGAGTGACTGCTACGACAGCATCGCCATCTTCCTCTGCATCCACATCGTCTTGCGCTTCAAAACCATCATGGCCAAGCGCAATGTGCCAGCCATTGACAA GTACTGGGACACTTTGCTGGAAATGCTGTGGCCGCGTTTTGAGCACATTTTGGAGCTGAACATCCAGAGCATCCAGAACACAGACCCCCAGAAGCTGGGCTTCCTGGACACACGGCCCCATTAC ATCACCCGGCGCTATGCAGAGTTCTCCTCGGCCATTGTCAGCATCAACCAGACCTTCCCACACGACCGGACTTTGACGCTGCTGGGACAGCTTCAG tctgaAGTGGAGAACTTCGTCTTGCGTGTGGCGGCCGAATTCTCCTCCCGCAAAGAGCAGCTCATCTTCCTCATCAACAACTACGACATGATGCTGGGTGTCCTCATG GAGCGAGCGGTGGAGGAGAGCAAAGAGGTGGAAGGCTTCCAGCAGCTGCTGAATGCACGGACTCAG GAGTTCATTGAGGAGCTCTTGGCCCCCGGCTTTGGGGGCATGATTGCCTTTGTCAAGGAGGCCGAGGCGCTGGCCGAGCGGGGGCAGTTGGAGCGGCTGCGTGGGGAGGAAG CACGGGTGACGCAGCTGGTGCGGGGCTTTGCCGGGACGTGGAAGGCGGCCGTGGAGTCCCTGAGCCAAGACGTGATGCGCTCCTTCACCAACTTCAAGAATGGCACCACCATCATCCAG GGGGCGCTGACGCAGCTGATCCAGTACTACCACCGCTTCCACAAGGTCATGGCGCTGCCCCCGCTCAAGGCGTTGCCCGTCCGCTCGGAGCTCCTCAATATCCACCACCTCATGGTTGAGGTGAAGAAACACAAGCCGAATTTctag
- the VPS52 gene encoding vacuolar protein sorting-associated protein 52 homolog isoform X1 — MAAVVGPEEDWRRPLRPGEMEEEEAGAGSGQSEEVLQLNLGDLDLTSEEFILDEVDIHIQANLEDALVQEALKTGVDLRQYSKQVELELHQIENASIKDYIKESKNIASLHTQITACDAVLERMEAMLSNFQSDLSSISCEIQTLQEQSVAMNVRLRNRQAVRGRLSQLVDELVVPNVMISTILETPVTEQGFLEQLHELNNKINAVKEQAFRETMACTDVSDVLDKLKAKAVAKIREFILQKIYSFRKPMTNYQIPQNALLKYRFFYQFLLGHERAIAKEVRDEYMETMSKIYLSYFKSYTNRLMKVQYEEVAEKEDLMGVEDTAKKGFFSKPPLRNRNTIFTLGNRGSVIGGAELEGPIIVPHSAQKSDVRYPFESLFRSQHYALLDNSCREYLFLCDFFLVTGSPALDLFNAVMGKTLAMFLKHMDAYVSDCYDSIAIFLCIHIVLRFKTIMAKRNVPAIDKYWDTLLEMLWPRFEHILELNIQSIQNTDPQKLGFLDTRPHYITRRYAEFSSAIVSINQTFPHDRTLTLLGQLQSEVENFVLRVAAEFSSRKEQLIFLINNYDMMLGVLMERAVEESKEVEGFQQLLNARTQEFIEELLAPGFGGMIAFVKEAEALAERGQLERLRGEEARVTQLVRGFAGTWKAAVESLSQDVMRSFTNFKNGTTIIQGALTQLIQYYHRFHKVMALPPLKALPVRSELLNIHHLMVEVKKHKPNF, encoded by the exons ATGGCAGCTGTTGTAGGGCCTGAGGAGGACTGGAGGCGGCCGCTGCGCCCAGgggagatggaggaagaggaggcggggGCCGGATCG GGCCAGAGCGAGGAAGTGCTGCAGTTGAACCTGGGGGATCTGGACCTGACGTCCGAGGAGTTCATCCTGGATGAAGTGGATA TTCACATCCAAGCCAACCTGGAGGATGCTCTGGTGCAGGAGGCCTTGAAAACG GGGGTGGACCTGAGGCAGTATTCCAAGCAGGTGGAGCTGGAGCTTCATCAGATTGAGAATGCGTCAATCAAGGATT ATATCAAGGAGAGCAAGAACATTGCGTCACTGCACACTCAGATCACAGCCTGCGATGCAGTCTTGGAG CGCATGGAGGCCATGCTGAGCAACTTCCAGTCTGACCTGAGCAGCATCAGCTGTGAGATCCAGACACTGCAGGAGCAGTCGGTGGCCATGAACGTCCGGCTGCGCAATCGCCAGGCCGTCCGGGGGCGTCTCTCCCAGCTGGTGGATGAGCTGGTGGTGCCCAATGTCATGATCAG caccatcttggaaacgCCAGTGACGGAGCAGGGCTTCCTGGAGCAGCTGCACGAGCTGAACAACAAGATCAATGCGGTGAAGGAGCAGGCCTTCCGCGAGACCATGGCATGCACCGACGTGTCTGATGTCTTGGACAAGCTGAAGGCCAAG GCGGTGGCCAAAATCCGAGAATTTATCCTGCAGAAAATCTACTCCTTCCGCAAGCCCATGACCAACTACCAGATTCCCCAGAATGCACTACTCAAATACAG GTTTTTCTACCAGTTCCTGCTGGGGCACGAACGGGCCATCGCCAAGGAGGTGCGGGACGAGTACATGGAGACCATGAGCAAGATCTACCTCAGCTATTTCAAGTCCTACACCAACCGCCTCATGAAAGTGCAG TACGAGGAAGTGGCTGAGAAGGAGGATCTCATGGGGGTGGAAGACACGGCCAAAAAGG GGTTCTTCTCGAAGCCGCCTCTCCGGAACCGCAACACCATCTTCACGCTGGGGAATCGCGGGAGCGTGATTGGGGGGGCCGAGCTGGAGGGCCCCATCATCGTTCCCCACTCGGCCCAGAAGAGCGACGTCCGA TACCCCTTTGAGTCACTCTTCCGGAGCCAGCACTACGCCCTCCTGGACAACAGCTGCCGGGAGTATCTCTTCCTCTGCGACTTCTTCCTGGTGACGGGGTCTCCTGCCTTGGACCTCTTCAATGCCGTCATGGGCAAGACCCTGGCCATGTTTCTC aaacacatggACGCCTATGTGAGTGACTGCTACGACAGCATCGCCATCTTCCTCTGCATCCACATCGTCTTGCGCTTCAAAACCATCATGGCCAAGCGCAATGTGCCAGCCATTGACAA GTACTGGGACACTTTGCTGGAAATGCTGTGGCCGCGTTTTGAGCACATTTTGGAGCTGAACATCCAGAGCATCCAGAACACAGACCCCCAGAAGCTGGGCTTCCTGGACACACGGCCCCATTAC ATCACCCGGCGCTATGCAGAGTTCTCCTCGGCCATTGTCAGCATCAACCAGACCTTCCCACACGACCGGACTTTGACGCTGCTGGGACAGCTTCAG tctgaAGTGGAGAACTTCGTCTTGCGTGTGGCGGCCGAATTCTCCTCCCGCAAAGAGCAGCTCATCTTCCTCATCAACAACTACGACATGATGCTGGGTGTCCTCATG GAGCGAGCGGTGGAGGAGAGCAAAGAGGTGGAAGGCTTCCAGCAGCTGCTGAATGCACGGACTCAG GAGTTCATTGAGGAGCTCTTGGCCCCCGGCTTTGGGGGCATGATTGCCTTTGTCAAGGAGGCCGAGGCGCTGGCCGAGCGGGGGCAGTTGGAGCGGCTGCGTGGGGAGGAAG CACGGGTGACGCAGCTGGTGCGGGGCTTTGCCGGGACGTGGAAGGCGGCCGTGGAGTCCCTGAGCCAAGACGTGATGCGCTCCTTCACCAACTTCAAGAATGGCACCACCATCATCCAG GGGGCGCTGACGCAGCTGATCCAGTACTACCACCGCTTCCACAAGGTCATGGCGCTGCCCCCGCTCAAGGCGTTGCCCGTCCGCTCGGAGCTCCTCAATATCCACCACCTCATGGTTGAGGTGAAGAAACACAAGCCGAATTTctag